The DNA region GAGGCGGGAGGGGTCGGCCGGGGAGCGGATCGCCGCGTCGAAGTCGACGTACGCGTGCCCGCAGGTGCGGATCCACGCGTTGACCGCGAGGCGGAACTCCTCCCGGCCGGGCTCGTCCGCGACCTCCGGGCCGAGGGGTGTGACGGTGGCGAGGATCACGGTGAGCCCTCCCTCGCGGGCCCGCTCCACGAACTCCCGGTAGCCGTCGATCAGCTGGGCGACCGTCGGCATCTCGTCCAGCGGCGTGATCCTGCCGGGAAGGCCCCAGTCGTTGCTGTTGTAAGCGATCACCACGTGCGTGACGCCGTGGGTTTCGAGCACGTCCTCGTCGAACCGGGACAGCCCGGCCCTGCCCCACGACGGAGTCCGTCGCGGCGCGTCCAGGCGCATCCGGTTGCCGGCGATGCCGCGGTCGAGGACGGCGATCTGGGCGTCGGCGGGCAGCAGGGCGGCGGTGTACTGCGGCCATCCCATCACGGTGCTGGAGCTCCCGAGGCAGACGACCACCGCCTTCGCGGGGGCTCCGGCGACCTCGACGGTGCGCAGGAACGGGCCTCCCGCCGGCAGCGACCAGCCGGTTCCGTCGGGCGCGGGCGCGAACTCGGTTGCGGTCATGGGGATCTCACGCGATGCGCTGACCCGCGTCGGCGCCGACCCTTCGAGCGGGAACTCGGGTGACCCCGCGAAGTCGCCGGGACGCGACCGGTCGAAGGTGAATCTGTTCGCAGTCGCGTAGGGCGTGGGGTCGGGCAGATACACATCCACGAGAACCTGGTGGCCGTGGCCGACCGCCAGGTCCGCGGGGTCGCTCCAGCGTGACTCGCGGGCCGGGATGTCGGTGGAGGGCTTCCCGTCGAAGAAGACCTCGGCGAACCG from Actinacidiphila sp. DG2A-62 includes:
- a CDS encoding GDSL-type esterase/lipase family protein translates to MRTHETRGAMGWRPTWTQAMTDFRGEDDEPPFDDVTVRMTVPASIGGSRVRVELSNRFADGPVRIGRCAVGVGGRFAEVFFDGKPSTDIPARESRWSDPADLAVGHGHQVLVDVYLPDPTPYATANRFTFDRSRPGDFAGSPEFPLEGSAPTRVSASREIPMTATEFAPAPDGTGWSLPAGGPFLRTVEVAGAPAKAVVVCLGSSSTVMGWPQYTAALLPADAQIAVLDRGIAGNRMRLDAPRRTPSWGRAGLSRFDEDVLETHGVTHVVIAYNSNDWGLPGRITPLDEMPTVAQLIDGYREFVERAREGGLTVILATVTPLGPEVADEPGREEFRLAVNAWIRTCGHAYVDFDAAIRSPADPSRLADAYAAPDRTHPNVDGSKRLAQAMAEVLTRLPL